The sequence below is a genomic window from Uranotaenia lowii strain MFRU-FL chromosome 2, ASM2978415v1, whole genome shotgun sequence.
CTACGCAGGACGTTCTTTGCCGACGAACCGCTCAACAAAGCGGTCAACCTCACGCGGCCAGGACAGGGACATCCGCTCCTGGAACATCACAGTCTGTCCACGTTACATGATGGCGTTAGTGTTATGGCAATAACCAACGAAGGCGAAGTAAAGTGACAAATTATTATTACTTTAAACACGTCCACTAACATGAggcatttttttcagattgctGGAGTTGCCCTTAACGGTATCTTGCATGGAAATCGAGACATTGAACATTCGCTGGAAAAACTCAACAGCATTAAggatgaaaatttcaagaaaattttcaaattactttATGAGCAGAACCTGCGAATAAATCTCTTCAAACAGTTCGACGTGGATAAGATTTTCGAGATAAGAATTTTATCTGTTGACTCAAAGTGCGTTCAAGTCTTAGTTGTTTTCCTTGTTGTTCAAATGTGTAATATatgaaattgtaattttattcaaCCCAGGTTCCGTGGGCAAGGACTTGCGAAACGACTCATGGAGAAAAGTGAACAAATAGCAGTTGAACAAGGTTTCCAGGTAaatgaatcttaattttttttaaaaaattttcattttacaatTCCTAAGTAATCGAATAGTAGTTGGGAAAAACTGGTCGTTTATGTGCACAGTTGACACTGTGCGAAAATTGATGGAAGGTATTCGATGAAAAATTCGAGAACTCCTCAGAAcaacaaacaaatattttttgttctgtaTTTTTCCCTTGagatttaataaaaactttacaaaaacatattttatgaGGAAATCGGAAATTAAATGCGGTAAATTGGCTCCTTCCtttttcagatgatgaaaaCAGACGCAACTGGAGCCTTTTCACAGCGTGTGGTCAGTTCCCTGGGATTCGTCACCAAGTGTGAAATCAAATACACCGACTATCTGGACGAGCAAGGCGATCAAATCTTCGTAGTTGAACAACCTCATGAGAAGCTCAAGATTATGTGCAAAGCTATAAACTAAACGGTGCCCAGCATCTTCTATTGTTGGATCGAATATTCTCATAGTATGTGTATGTATTTCGCACGCTGGCGTAGCGGTTAAATAACGACAATATTTATGACACTGGTGAATTAACTGATACAATCATGAAATACACTAAAAATAATACACTGATTAATCTCTACACCCAAGATGTTAAATGTTAGATTGATAAACACTTTATCGAAACAACTATTATAAATCAACGCAATTTAACATGTTgtagaaaattgtgaaaaaattacaTCGATTAAATAACCATATTCAGTTTCGTTTgagtattgttgaaaaataaagtttatataTGTATAAGCTTTACACGTCTGACGcatcaaataaaatgtaaaacattATTGATACTATATACAGTCATGAAACTAACAACTCACTTGTCGAAAAGTTACAAGATTACCAGAAGCCGACCAATTTTAAGCGATACGTGTATCCTGATTTTGAAACTTATATTTAAAGAAACGAGATATTGATAAACATAAGTGTATAAgtgtttgataaaaatgataaacagaattaaaaaattaaaatgaacttATTTGTATCTTTTGATTTTAACTTCTTAACCAATtttactattaaaaaaaatctttcagcATTTTGTCTTACAAAAGaaactttcttcaaaaacaaCGAGTAGCACAGATCGCCAAATGATACATTCAAGAAGAAAACCAAATCGTCTGCACATGTACACTCCTTTATGGTAACAATATTACCTATATGACCAAACGACTGCACCGGCTCTCATCGCGGGTATGTGGAAAATCAACGTAACTGTTAACTTGCTGCTGTACCTCCTAGTTTTTCGCTCTCCCTGAGCGCTGACAACGCTATATAACAGCCCGACAGGTAGGCAATGATTTTACATACTTCTAACACGCGGGGGAAACAGATTTTCCTGAAACCCAGCGGTTTAGTTATGTCGCGTGTTCTACGGCGAAGAGTCACGGTTAGTTTAGTCGACTAGTGAAAGAACGTTGGTACCTATCTACTGGTTCCAGAAGCACGAACAGAATACTGTTAGCGCTTGGAACAAGTGAGCGATTAGTGTATCGAAAGGATTTCAACGAGTGACTACTATGGATAATCGGATACGAACCCCGGATGTGAACGTGGGAACGATtcatttacttaaaaattatggCTGTTTTTCTCCACCAATAGGTACATTTATCCAGTTTCAATAATATTAAACGATATAAAACTCTCTTAACAATACTTAAATTCTGCTCTTGGAGcttaaaaaataatactttaaatcttggtttttaattttacacatttttcgaAAGTCGTTAAATTCTGAAAATGTTTCATGCTGTGCCTATGATGACCAATAAATGagaatttatccatttttttcaattatgtaggtatttatttccaaaactataggtacattttttttaatataccaGCACCGGCTGAAGTTTTGTGCCTAAGTGTTGACCAcctgaaataaagttttgattagtatcttccATGAAAtatctacagta
It includes:
- the LOC129744704 gene encoding arylalkylamine N-acetyltransferase 1 yields the protein MLDIKLNQVRLEPITDEYHNDVIEHLRRTFFADEPLNKAVNLTRPGQGHPLLEHHSLSTLHDGVSVMAITNEGEIAGVALNGILHGNRDIEHSLEKLNSIKDENFKKIFKLLYEQNLRINLFKQFDVDKIFEIRILSVDSKFRGQGLAKRLMEKSEQIAVEQGFQMMKTDATGAFSQRVVSSLGFVTKCEIKYTDYLDEQGDQIFVVEQPHEKLKIMCKAIN